From Pseudobdellovibrio exovorus JSS, a single genomic window includes:
- the clpB gene encoding ATP-dependent chaperone ClpB produces MSQDMQKMTRKSQEAMQAAAQAAETARNSVVEPEHLLVEIVEQDGGLVPRLLEEIEIKPKAVLPLLERYVAKLPKLGQAPQQVYASNRLQKIFQAAEQEARENQDELISTEHFFLAMLKSSDSDLKSIFREAKIDLKGIQEALKKIKGNKKVTDDTPENQYEVLKKYARDLTELAQTGKLDPVVGRDEEIRRVVQVLSRRTKNNPVLIGEPGVGKTAIAEGLALRIIKKDVPENLLGKKLMSLDMGSLIAGAKYRGEFEDRLKAVIKEVVESSGQIILFIDELHTLVGAGKGEGAMDAGQLLKPALARGELRCIGATTLDEYRQHIEKDAALERRFQTVLVEEPSVDETITILRGLKEKYEVHHGVQITDPALVAAAKLSHRYITNRFLPDKAIDLIDEAASKLAIENRSVPEAVDEIERKILSLKIELEALKKETDAQSNDRRSKIEAELSELTKELQVQKEQWQLERSQIDNVKKTKADIESVRSAIEKAEREAQFEKAAQLKYGELPELEKKLKSLEEKIKGNQSAILKEKVDAEDIAEVISKWTKIPISKMLESESQKLLRMEEELKKRVIGQDRALEVISDAIRRSRAEISDPNRPMGSFIFVGPTGVGKTETVKALADFLFDDPQSIVRIDMSEYMEKHSVSRLIGAPPGYVGFEDGGQLTEAVRRKPYSVVLFDEIEKAHSDVFNVLLQLLDEGRLTDSQGRTVDFKNCIIVMTSNLGAGQGHDAIQAALRQFFRPEFLNRVDDIIEFNSLEKDNMIHIVKIQLEDVVKRLKEKQIELSFSDEVLNWLAAKGFDPQFGARPLKRLIQSEILNPLAKKLIAQEFKAQSKILVDYKNNELVFK; encoded by the coding sequence ATGAGTCAGGATATGCAGAAAATGACCCGTAAAAGCCAAGAGGCGATGCAGGCCGCGGCACAGGCAGCTGAAACAGCTCGCAATAGTGTTGTGGAGCCAGAGCATTTACTGGTGGAGATCGTCGAACAAGACGGTGGGTTAGTGCCTCGCTTATTAGAAGAAATTGAAATCAAACCGAAGGCTGTACTGCCTTTGTTAGAGCGTTATGTAGCGAAGCTGCCTAAGTTAGGGCAGGCTCCGCAACAAGTCTATGCCAGTAATAGACTTCAAAAAATATTTCAAGCGGCCGAGCAAGAAGCCCGTGAAAATCAAGATGAGTTGATTTCCACAGAGCATTTTTTCTTAGCGATGCTGAAGTCGAGTGACTCGGATCTTAAGTCAATTTTTCGTGAAGCTAAGATTGATTTAAAAGGTATCCAAGAAGCTCTTAAAAAAATTAAAGGAAATAAAAAAGTGACAGACGATACACCAGAAAATCAATACGAAGTTCTTAAAAAGTATGCGCGAGATCTAACTGAACTAGCTCAGACAGGAAAGCTGGACCCCGTTGTGGGACGCGATGAAGAGATTCGTCGTGTGGTTCAGGTGTTGTCTCGTCGTACAAAAAATAATCCAGTTCTTATCGGGGAACCGGGTGTTGGTAAGACAGCCATCGCTGAGGGCCTTGCTTTACGTATTATAAAAAAAGACGTGCCAGAAAATCTTTTAGGAAAAAAATTGATGTCGCTAGATATGGGTTCTTTGATCGCAGGCGCAAAATATCGCGGTGAGTTCGAAGATCGTTTGAAAGCGGTTATTAAAGAAGTGGTTGAAAGTTCAGGACAAATTATTTTGTTCATTGATGAATTGCACACACTGGTTGGTGCCGGCAAAGGCGAAGGCGCCATGGATGCTGGGCAGTTACTTAAGCCAGCTTTGGCGCGCGGCGAACTGCGCTGTATCGGTGCGACGACCTTAGATGAGTACCGTCAGCATATCGAAAAAGATGCGGCCTTAGAACGTCGATTCCAAACAGTGTTGGTGGAAGAGCCAAGTGTGGACGAAACGATTACCATTCTACGCGGTCTTAAGGAAAAATATGAAGTGCATCATGGTGTACAGATCACGGACCCCGCGCTGGTGGCCGCTGCGAAGTTATCGCATCGCTATATCACAAACAGATTCTTGCCGGATAAAGCGATCGACTTAATTGACGAAGCAGCAAGTAAGTTAGCGATTGAAAATCGCAGTGTACCAGAAGCTGTAGACGAGATCGAACGTAAGATTCTAAGTTTGAAAATTGAATTGGAAGCTTTGAAAAAAGAAACAGACGCTCAGTCAAATGATCGTCGTTCTAAAATTGAGGCTGAATTGTCTGAACTGACAAAAGAGTTGCAGGTTCAAAAAGAACAGTGGCAGCTCGAACGCTCACAAATCGACAATGTTAAAAAAACAAAGGCAGATATCGAGTCAGTCCGTTCGGCGATTGAAAAAGCAGAGCGCGAGGCGCAATTTGAAAAAGCAGCACAATTAAAATACGGAGAGCTTCCAGAGCTAGAAAAGAAATTGAAATCTCTAGAAGAAAAAATCAAAGGCAATCAATCAGCTATTCTGAAAGAAAAAGTAGATGCCGAAGATATTGCGGAAGTGATTTCTAAATGGACTAAGATTCCGATTTCAAAAATGTTAGAAAGCGAATCGCAAAAGCTTCTGCGCATGGAAGAGGAACTTAAAAAACGTGTCATTGGGCAGGATCGTGCGTTGGAAGTGATTTCTGATGCTATTCGACGCTCACGTGCTGAAATCTCGGACCCTAATCGTCCGATGGGTAGCTTTATATTTGTAGGCCCAACGGGCGTAGGTAAAACAGAAACTGTAAAAGCTTTGGCGGACTTTCTGTTTGATGACCCTCAATCCATTGTGCGTATTGATATGAGTGAGTACATGGAAAAACACTCTGTATCACGTTTGATCGGAGCGCCTCCGGGCTATGTGGGCTTTGAAGATGGTGGACAGTTGACGGAAGCGGTCCGACGTAAGCCATACTCAGTTGTTCTTTTTGATGAAATTGAAAAAGCACACTCAGATGTGTTCAATGTACTGTTGCAGCTTTTAGATGAAGGACGTCTGACGGATAGCCAAGGGCGTACTGTGGATTTTAAAAACTGTATCATCGTGATGACATCTAATTTAGGAGCTGGCCAAGGCCACGATGCGATCCAAGCGGCGCTTAGACAGTTTTTCAGACCTGAGTTTTTAAATCGTGTGGATGACATCATCGAGTTCAACTCGTTAGAAAAAGATAATATGATTCACATCGTGAAAATTCAGTTGGAA
- a CDS encoding flagellin, which produces MGMRITTNVAALNSQRQLVNSNRAIQNSMAQLASGSRINRSSDDAAGLAISENMKSQIRSAVQARRNANDGISLVQTAEGSLQELSNITTRLRELGIQAASDTIGDRERGFINLEVQQLKNEIQRISQTANWNDNKLLDGSSPVFDFQVGLGSTENDVISFDASHNIATLASLGLTDLDFASKDGARNGLTALDTAQNNVSGMRANLGALQNRLTSTVDTLAVTEENLAAANSRIRDTDIAAASSEMARNNVLLQAGTATLAQANQSTQLALKLIG; this is translated from the coding sequence ATGGGAATGAGAATTACAACTAACGTAGCAGCTTTAAATTCACAAAGACAACTAGTTAACAGCAATCGCGCTATACAAAATTCAATGGCTCAACTTGCGAGTGGATCACGTATCAATCGTTCATCTGATGACGCAGCAGGATTGGCTATCTCTGAAAACATGAAATCACAAATTAGATCAGCAGTACAAGCAAGACGTAATGCTAACGATGGTATCTCTTTAGTTCAAACCGCTGAAGGTTCATTACAAGAGTTATCTAACATCACGACTCGTTTACGTGAACTAGGTATCCAAGCCGCTTCTGATACTATTGGTGACAGAGAAAGAGGATTCATTAATCTGGAAGTTCAACAGTTGAAAAATGAAATCCAACGTATCTCTCAAACAGCTAACTGGAATGACAATAAACTTTTAGATGGTTCATCACCAGTATTTGATTTCCAAGTAGGTTTAGGATCAACAGAAAACGACGTCATTTCGTTTGATGCTAGCCACAATATCGCGACTTTAGCGTCTTTGGGTCTAACAGATTTAGATTTCGCATCTAAAGATGGGGCTCGTAATGGTTTAACTGCCCTAGATACAGCTCAAAACAACGTAAGCGGAATGAGAGCTAATCTTGGAGCATTGCAAAATCGTCTGACGTCTACAGTAGATACACTAGCTGTAACTGAAGAGAACTTAGCTGCTGCTAACTCACGTATCCGCGACACAGATATCGCTGCCGCTTCATCTGAAATGGCCCGCAACAATGTGTTGTTACAAGCTGGTACAGCAACTCTAGCTCAGGCCAACCAATCAACTCAGTTAGCTCTGAAATTGATCGGCTAA
- a CDS encoding sigma-54 interaction domain-containing protein → MSESNATSLPHLPSSLLQSQTQSSWVAQQKVTETKQIIYKSDVMMQLMKMIERVAPSQASVLVMGESGTGKELIARAIHDKSNRRNKPFVAINCGALRETLLESELFGHEKGSFTGAYNRKIGLAEAANGGTLFLDEIGELPLAIQAKLLRFIQEGEIYRVGGKDPIKVDIRLVCATNRELDQEVMRGNFREDLFYRINTIVVSAPPLRRRKEDIPVLVNYFLSSGNSFMNRGKSIDEEAMKIMVKYEWPGNIRELQNACERLQILSEGHMIMVNDLPEGIRNPEVMEDSMEFDPSVPLYDLEKKYILKALAHYGGNKTQAAQGLGITIKTLYNKLHEYGEFEKYAVHSKPMKD, encoded by the coding sequence ATGTCAGAATCAAACGCAACTTCACTACCGCACTTACCAAGTTCACTTCTACAGTCTCAAACACAATCTAGTTGGGTGGCTCAACAAAAAGTTACTGAAACTAAACAGATTATCTATAAGTCCGATGTGATGATGCAGTTAATGAAAATGATCGAGCGTGTGGCTCCATCTCAAGCCAGTGTATTGGTTATGGGTGAGTCTGGAACGGGTAAAGAGTTAATCGCTCGCGCTATCCACGACAAATCTAACCGCCGCAACAAACCTTTCGTAGCGATCAACTGCGGCGCTTTAAGAGAAACACTATTAGAGTCTGAGTTATTCGGTCACGAAAAAGGTTCTTTCACTGGTGCATACAACAGAAAAATCGGTTTAGCTGAAGCAGCTAACGGCGGAACTTTATTCTTAGATGAAATCGGAGAGTTGCCATTAGCGATCCAAGCGAAGCTTTTAAGATTTATCCAAGAAGGTGAGATCTATCGTGTTGGTGGTAAAGATCCAATCAAAGTAGATATTCGCCTTGTTTGTGCAACAAACCGCGAGTTAGATCAAGAAGTGATGCGTGGAAATTTCCGTGAAGACTTATTCTATCGTATTAATACAATCGTAGTGAGCGCTCCACCATTAAGAAGACGTAAAGAAGATATTCCAGTATTAGTGAACTACTTCTTAAGCTCTGGTAACTCATTTATGAATCGTGGCAAAAGCATCGATGAAGAAGCGATGAAAATCATGGTGAAGTATGAATGGCCAGGAAATATCCGTGAATTACAAAATGCTTGCGAGCGTTTACAGATTCTTTCTGAAGGTCACATGATTATGGTGAACGATTTGCCAGAAGGCATTCGCAATCCAGAGGTTATGGAAGACAGCATGGAATTTGATCCATCAGTACCTTTATATGATTTAGAGAAAAAGTACATCCTAAAAGCTCTTGCTCATTACGGTGGAAATAAAACACAGGCAGCTCAAGGTTTGGGTATCACGATTAAAACGTTGTACAACAAATTACATGAGTATGGTGAGTTTGAAAAATACGCGGTTCATTCAAAACCGATGAAAGATTAA
- a CDS encoding tyrosine-type recombinase/integrase, with the protein MGQKLQETIDNYLKYQENIESCSPLTLKAYRLDLKQIFDKKLNNVYEYAQIYPLAKENLGIWGHLCLSSRNRKIATLKSFFAWMFNQSLTESNHSHQLVCPKVSRKLPHFLSVDEVLSVMGYLNGPTPQDTNALYYRQKQKTLFLLLYGGGLRISEACNVKWKDIHTTERRILIRGKGNKERFAVLPESAIAQLSEFKKLSSTNSSYVFGDKPLNPRIGYKLIQELGVAAGLLTPLHPHALRHSFATHLLSSGTNLRTLQKLLGHESLQATEKYTHLSIDHLARLVDQTHPLVKLKLTS; encoded by the coding sequence ATGGGCCAAAAGCTACAGGAAACAATAGATAACTATTTGAAATATCAAGAAAATATTGAATCTTGCTCACCTTTAACCCTGAAGGCCTACAGGTTAGATCTTAAGCAGATCTTTGATAAAAAACTAAATAATGTTTATGAGTATGCTCAAATTTATCCCCTAGCCAAAGAAAACCTCGGGATTTGGGGGCACCTGTGCCTCAGCAGTCGAAATCGCAAAATTGCCACTTTAAAAAGCTTCTTTGCATGGATGTTCAATCAAAGCCTCACCGAATCCAACCACTCCCACCAACTGGTCTGCCCTAAGGTTTCACGCAAGCTCCCCCACTTTCTATCTGTAGATGAGGTCCTCAGTGTGATGGGTTACTTAAATGGTCCCACACCTCAAGACACAAATGCCCTTTATTACAGACAGAAACAAAAGACATTGTTTTTACTTCTATATGGAGGAGGCCTTCGTATCAGTGAAGCCTGCAATGTAAAGTGGAAAGATATACACACAACGGAAAGACGAATTTTGATTCGGGGAAAAGGTAATAAAGAACGTTTTGCCGTTTTACCTGAATCCGCTATCGCGCAGCTTTCAGAGTTCAAGAAACTCAGTTCTACAAATTCGAGCTATGTTTTTGGAGATAAACCCTTAAACCCGCGAATTGGTTATAAACTCATACAGGAACTCGGTGTCGCCGCAGGGCTACTGACTCCACTGCATCCCCATGCCTTAAGACATAGTTTTGCCACACACCTCTTATCCAGTGGAACTAATTTAAGAACACTGCAAAAGCTCTTAGGACATGAAAGTCTACAGGCGACAGAGAAGTACACGCATTTAAGTATCGATCATTTAGCCCGTTTAGTAGATCAAACCCACCCGCTGGTGAAGCTTAAGCTCACCAGCTAG